In the genome of Rhizobium etli 8C-3, one region contains:
- a CDS encoding competence/damage-inducible protein A, which yields MSTETFITAAMLAIGDELLSGRTKDKNIGHLADMLQLSGIDLKEVRIVADDEDAIVEALNALRCKYDYVFTSGGIGPTHDDITADAVSKAFGVPCDYDAAAMTLLGDMYKRREMDFTEARKRMARMPRGAAHIANPVSTAPGFVIGNVYVMAGVPQVFRAMVDNVLPSLRTGQRMLSLAIACPYAEGDIGTLLAAIQKTHPDTSIGSYPRYVGQKFSTEIVVRGRSQAAVDAAGAEVHAMIENIRRTREIDENRSAEA from the coding sequence ATGAGCACTGAAACCTTCATCACCGCCGCCATGCTCGCCATCGGCGATGAGCTTCTGTCGGGCCGGACCAAGGACAAGAACATTGGCCATCTGGCGGATATGCTTCAGCTTTCCGGCATCGATCTCAAGGAGGTGCGGATCGTCGCCGATGACGAGGATGCGATCGTCGAGGCTCTGAACGCGCTCCGCTGCAAATATGACTACGTCTTTACCTCGGGCGGTATCGGCCCGACGCATGACGATATAACCGCGGACGCAGTCTCGAAGGCTTTCGGCGTTCCCTGCGATTATGATGCAGCCGCCATGACACTGCTCGGTGACATGTACAAGCGGCGCGAGATGGACTTCACCGAAGCGCGCAAACGAATGGCGCGTATGCCGCGCGGAGCGGCGCACATCGCCAACCCGGTGTCGACTGCGCCCGGATTCGTCATCGGCAACGTCTACGTTATGGCGGGCGTGCCGCAGGTGTTCCGGGCCATGGTCGACAATGTTCTGCCGTCGCTTCGCACCGGGCAGCGGATGCTGTCGCTGGCTATCGCCTGTCCCTATGCCGAAGGTGACATCGGCACGCTGCTTGCCGCCATCCAGAAGACGCACCCGGACACCAGCATCGGCTCCTATCCGCGCTATGTCGGCCAGAAATTCTCGACGGAGATCGTCGTGCGCGGCCGATCGCAGGCGGCTGTCGATGCGGCGGGAGCCGAGGTTCACGCCATGATCGAGAACATTCGCAGGACCAGGGAGATTGACGAAAACCGGTCGGCCGAAGCTTAG